The following nucleotide sequence is from Cicer arietinum cultivar CDC Frontier isolate Library 1 chromosome 2, Cicar.CDCFrontier_v2.0, whole genome shotgun sequence.
attttttagactTGAATTGATTGTAGTCATGACTACTTCGTTCAGTCACAACAATATAGGTCGTTGTAttgtctttttctttccttgtaATCTCAACCtcaacataatatatttttttataactgaGTTGATAGCTGCTTCGGCCGCATTGATAACCTTGTAAGTGTTTATTCGATGTTGTAAATATAGTCTTGCATATTTAAGTCTATTCTTgcatatttttacaaaaacataTCTTTTGTGTTGAAAGATTTATTATGAAGTGTGCTATCATCGTATAAAATCTatcaattttttagatttgatttgattgtagTCACTATTTCATCCAATCACTATAGTCACACCAAATAGGTCGTTGTATTATTTCAATTCATTTTAcagttttgattaattttttctaaaaaattataaaaatataaaactagtGAGAGAAAGAGAAGGGAATATTAATTAGGTATTTTTTAGTCatgttattttattgtatgtttttgACTTATTTTATGTATATACAATTGAGCAATAATTACAAAACCTATTCAAATACATCAACATTAATTTGTTATTGGTTGATTGATTCAAAAGATGTTTAGATAAActatttattgaaaattaacTATCATATAGGAGGTTATGCATAAttgttttaattcttttttaaaaaaatacgtTGTTTTAAATTCTATAATATTATGAAATAATTTACATGAATTATAAGTAAGTTGAAAATAtgttataaatatatgataagGATCATTACCGGATTTCTATAAACCAAGGTTTATAATTCAACTGAAGAGAGAGCATCGAACCCATTTGTATTGTTGGAAGTTCAATAATTGCAAAACTCATTCTCTATGGACCAGTTTGAAATAATGGATTATGAGGGAAGATCCATATACGTGGTGTATAATATGAATGAAGATAGAAGCCCAAACCCATATTTGAAAAATGCAAAGTTAATGTTGGATTGTTCTTTGGTACGGGTTCATCAAACCTAATGACCAAACCCAACCCGAAGTGTttggtttgaattttttttctagttTGAGTCAAACTGGACCCGAAGTAGTTTGGTTGGTAACATGTTTATGTTTTCTGACACGTATATTTGGccaattgaaacaaaaatataattttttatatatagtgtaaaaaaatttatatttgaattttgaaatatttgattttagttttaagtgttgaagtttttattttatgaatttagtTGAAGTGTTGGACCCAACTAAACCAACCCGCTCaacacttattttaatttatttgtgtttgacaaaaaaaattgaattttttaccCAACCAAATTATGGAATAGTCAGGGAACAATTATGGAATTATGAATAGTCAgggaagagaaaataaaaaagaactgTATTATTTGGACATCAAATTTGATACACGATATACCGatatataaatatcatatataaatatgGTATCCCACATCAGTTTTGATGTCCATATATCTTTTCCGAACCAAAAACTCATTCTTAACTATAGAAATTTTATGAATAGTGAATATGTTCTATACTACATGTGTGAGAAGTGTCTTCCACTAATAGGGTCTCCGGGTGAAAACTTATAGCGCAAAAAAATCCATAATTGTCACAGTAGCCCGCTTGGTGGAAAACATCATCTGAAGAAGATCCCATTACAACATCTCTTACGCCATTAAAATCACAACTTAAATGTGAGattattctataaaataaaaaagcattgATATTTGGGCATCAAAATCTAGACATCGTATCCAAATCACCGTAGAATTGTAATCacatgattttatttatatacttgATTTGTAAGCTAGATTTGTAAGATATATAGGATGGCCTAAACAAAACAGTTTTGCATATATGTTTTACATGTAGACTTTCACTATTATGAGTGATTTTTCATTTTGCTACTATTCATTTGTTTGAATTCAAtacttaatttgatatatttttgttaggTTGGATTGAGCTCAGATAAGGAAACTTCCCAAGTTCAACATGGAGAAATTTCTCAGACTGTTCCAAATCTGAACCAAGATGCTGTGGTTGAGGACAATGATTCAACCAACACACCAAATGACATGCAGTATGGCTTTCCTATTtctcataaaattttaaaactttatatGAACGATAATATTTTTCGTATAtagttttagtctttataaaaataaaaataaattgaagtttTATCAAATGCTACCAAACTTTGTAGATAtacattatattatatgttttggTAGAAATTTCATTGGAAATTAAAAGAgtataaaactttatttttaagtttaaattggTTTTTCCGATcactttatttttaacaattcatattttattgtttaaacATGGTtagaaaaaatcattcaaaattatGGTAAACACACGTTTTGATAAAGTAGAGAGTAacattattgataaaaaaatattaaaaagaattaaagtcaaataattttatagaatttaaaaaaaattataattttatacagactaaaatatatttaacccaattcataatattgttgattttaattaatgGTTAAACAAGTAAATATGTAAGCTGTTTTTTTGTACTTTGCAGGCCGCCCCAACAATTCACTTTTACTTCTCTGTTGAACGAAGCTAGTGATGCAGCTGAAGAACAGAAATTTTTGGATTTGGAATCTACATTTCCTAAGTATTATCCTATCCATCCCTTTGATCCTTTGAATTCTAGTTATCGTCTTTGGAAACgtgtttttattaaattattgttattgtactgcaaacaatatatatataggtgGTAGTTTTGATGCATCAACCTAACTAGAATGTCATTTCTCCAATGCAATGTTTTTGcattcaaatttttctttaaaatattaaatatattgtgTATATTTTATCACTATCTAATAGGAAACTTCATAAAAAACTGTGAATCACTTCAATTTACTGATTTTTCTATTCCCACAATGCCACCATGGACTTTGGTCATGAATTGAAGTTCAATTTAGTATCACATTGTCAAACTGTGTTGTTCAATTGTATATGTTTCAGATTACTCTTACACTATGAGCTGAGAGTAAAATCCATGTTCCTAATTTACATTGTATCAAAGATATATTTTGCAGACGTTTTCTAGGAATTGAATAGGAGTCTACAAAATAGCTTTAAATTGTGGTTGCGGTTACATGTCAAATTTTTATATGGTTGAAAAATGCGGGTCAATGTGGCCTAAATTGCGGTTCTGTTGCTATTGCAGACTTCAAAATCTGCAATATTATGACCGCTAAGGGTGATAGTGAATGTTGAAGTTGAATATGAGTTTCACATTGCCAACATAGACCCGTGCAATATTGTGTGTGGACATCTACATCCTAAGAGttaacttttgaaaattaaatttaagatcATTAAAcactttcaattatttttttgataaccACTTATGTAACACCAATACTTCATATGAAGGCTTCTAGTAACATTCAATTACTctcatttttttctcaaatagtTTACAAAGGTATACATTTCACATATCCCCAATTATATAATCTTTAGAATATTCAATACTTGCCGAGACATGATGCCAATTATATAATCTTTTCTCAACTCTTTGTCCAAACAATCTTTGTTCAACTATTTATGGACATGCAATGCTTTGAATTGACCATTTATGCTTATATTTGTGATCTAATTTTAGTAGCTTCATTTTTCTGATTTTGTTTAGTTTGTTTCAATCATTTTGATTATTGATATGAATTCTTCAACTTAACTAGGACTGAACAAGAAGTGGGGGAACAAGTAGGCCTTACTGATGCAAATAAAGTTGCTGCAGAATATGATTCTACATTATTTCTTCAAATTTCATCTTCAAGGTAACAACTTGTTTGATATtgtctaaaattttataagtttcaaaattattCCAACATGGTTGTTTTGGATAATTGGCTTTGATCGTTGTTTTCTTTACATAAATTAATCATTTCTTTACAAAATTGTCCTTATAGTATAATGATTTgtttacaaacataaaatatttttctctctctctctcttataatataaataattgtaatggtaattatgaaaaaataacaCATCTTTTACAAATTTAATGTTACAGTTTCTCATCTTAATACATGTGAATTTTATAAGTGAATCTAATTATAAAATACGGAGAGATTATTCTACATTCACAATATTTCCCTTAAACTCACATTggtttcaattattttaaaatgacataTGGATTGGTTATTTCACTTATTTTTTGGTATAGAGTTATTTGACAGTCTTTATATATAATACCCATTCaaaacattttgattttttaacttatgatgtttttatttatatggtTGAATCATGAACAGTGAGCAACCTTCAGATGCAATTTCCAACATGATGAGCCATAATGTTACAGATCCTCAGAAAAATCTGGGAAAGGTAAAAATCttgaaaatacattttttttttattgcttaAGTTTGTGTCAACCATGATAGCAACAACTTGCACTGCAGCAACCCGCTGAAGATAGGCGCCCTTTAAAACGAACTATTGAAGTTGGAGAGTCTTCCTCTGCTAAACAACAAAAGGTACCAATTTCTAGGGATCCAAcggttaaaaaatttagaaaatgtatttttgaaaaaaagatataatgtcaaaaaatatgttttagaaaatacattatgaaaaatatatttaatcttttcTCTGTCAACTATGCATTATTTTTATTGTCACCGTTGGTTTGGAAATCAAAAGATTCTTTAAAATGTTTAGTTTTTTAATGCAAACATGGCCTAAAGATTCTTTGCTGAATCgatttattttgacttttgattgGTTGCAGAAGGATTCGCCTGTACCTGCTGCAAATGAAGTGATAGAAGAGAAGAACAACAACTCTTCAAATCAATCCTCTGAACATATTTCAATGTATTCTTTCGAACATCTCAAACTTATTAAATACTTAACTGATGatcttttaatttatctttttataaaagaatggTCTTTctctattaaataaatttgaagtttgctttcaaaacaaaaaattgaattttttttcaggCAAATTTTGAATTCTCTTTATGATCCCGCATTCGAGGCTGTGGGTCTTCCAATTGATCCCAATATTCGATTGATGAAAGCATTGCACGGTAAATCAAATTACTTAATTTCTAGCACTGGTTTTAAAACAATTTCCCCTCCAATTAATAACATCAACTCACACTAGTTCACTTTCAAGTTTATTttgggatatatatatattaattagattatAAAGTACCGTCGCATGTCATTGTTAAAAGGATATATACAtaaatgtaaaaagtttttatcatcgtaattattttaaaagttacacaaattaaatatgtaaaatttattacattaaaaatatataacaattaaaatttatatttaaatgttaattcaagaataaaagtttaattttataacCCCAACTTTTATCGGGAATAGTTGTAAAAATATCACTTTGATtagtaaaacaaattaaatatagttaaaaaatgtatgtaattatatttgagattttCGTTAAagaatatcattattttttactatactATCGATATTATAATGCAGATCCAACGAATGCAGATCCAGCAAACGATTCGTTTTACTCATTCATATGAAGAATGCTGGAATTTCAGGGAGAAGATTGATAAATTCAAATGGTCTAAATTGAAATCTTCTTATACCAATTATTATTCTTCAATCAATTAATTGAAGATGGAATTATTTCTATCCTTATTGGTTTTCATCCGGAGTGCACTAAATAGTgtgcatatttatttatttatttttttttaagaagagATGGtaaatttcatcataattaatttacacaACTGTGAAGTTCTAAGTTCAAACCTGTAATATCAGCGTTTGTGATTTAACTAAGACTTAAGGGCTCATGCATACTTATTTATACATCATTATTCGGGTTACTTAGTCTGTGCGATGTCTTTATCATTTTCATAATAATTCCTGCACTAAATTTGGTACATCAATACCATTTAACTCTTTTCtagatttatattttgacagttcactattttctcaaatttgtttgataatattttaaaatagaattaaggAGAGAACAAATTAGGGCTTTCCTTACGGGTACCTTAGGAATTTTAAGAAAGGTAATTGTTCTTTGAATTATTCAATGTATTTGTTTTTAATGagttaaatatttatacaaCTTGTCTTAAAAGCTAAAATTTTGAGACTTGTTTAACACATCCCCAAAAATATTATAGGTTAAAATGTAATATTTGTCTCCTTATTTtgcttaatttataattttaatctttatatattttttttcataattttagtcTCATATTTCTAAAAATGCATACAATTTGTCCAATTTTATTCCTAATTTTGATGATGTGACAATTTAATGAGGTTGTATGATATCCAtgtcttttttaatttacaattttaattagttaatacatttataatatttataattagttttttaaaataaaacaaattaaaaaacaaaaatgaaagacAACAATAAACACTTAATAAGAGTCCTAAAATTGGAAACATAATCAAGGAGAAAGTAGAAATTTCATAAAGATGAACCCTAACTTAGAGAAGCACGAAACCCATTAGCACCTCATGAAGGTGTGAGTTGTCTTTATCCACAACAGAATCAATTGCCTCATGGCTAAGAAAGGTAACATATTATTCATCTtacaattgaaaatataatCTTTCAACTAATGGTTCTGTATAATTAATGTCAAAAGTAAATATTATCTACACTGCCTCATAGGATGACAAATACTTGCAATCATAATACATCTTGATTTCTTCAACCAATCAAGGTTCATGTTAAACAACACTATTGTAAAATATAGTTGTAATTTGACCATGACCTTtgttgacatattttaaaagatatttaatGGAACAGGGTTGATTACACTACTCAACATTTATGTGGATATTGTATTTCAACAAAAGGTACCTGTTAAATATGTCATCAACGAATGAGCCATTTTTGTTAATAACTCTACCATTATCCATCCTTCTATACAGAGGATAACCTTATGCATCAATGGTACTGCTTTCAACAAATTTCTTTAGGAAGTATTTTGTGTAGTTGTCATTCTGCATACATGAGATTTTTATTCAGTTTCTTTATCTAGAAGTTCTGCAAATGTTTTTTCTTATCAATATCATGAAGATGTTGATGCCTAAAGTGAAGGTGTAGAAAAACCAAGAGGTGGGCATGAGGCAATCCACACTTTTGAAACTCAATTACGCATATGACTGCAAATTGAAAGATAGTTCACATAAGTAATGTTGGatctttaaaaatataggaGATACAATGGAACTAAAATATATGCATACTTGCCTTAACCTTTCTGAAtaaatttcctttctttatgtcctttatttgattatgtttaATCGTAAAGAGTTAACAAACTATAGTCGTCGACcaaaaattgttgaaacaaCCTTCTTGAGAACATTAAAGTTGATGTCTCAATTTCTTTTTGTTGAATTCTATAAGCAAAGAACTCTCTAATTGACACTTTATGCCTCTTATTACATGATTTATGTGTTTTCTCCTTAAATCTACATCATCTCATATCATCTTTATATCCATCATCTCCTCTTGAAAATAGTAATGCGTATTGCAATGgtagatatatattatttagtacAGAAACACGCTTTAAGATGTCTGTTTTTTGCTCTACAATTAAATCACTTTCAAAATCTGAGGTAACAAAATCACCCACAATTAGTTCAACAACTTTAGATGTTGTAGCAATATTATAACTCCTTCCACCACGCCCTCTTTTTCCCAAAATTCTCAATTTCAAATTAGGAACTTCATTACTTTGAAGTTTGTCACAGCCGATCTATAAACTTTTGCATAAGAATTGTATCTATCTAGCATCTATTTAATGTCTTAGCCGATGAATGTGTTCAATATTGAAATATCTCCATCAATCCAATACACAAAATTTAAGaaagtaaatattatattttggtaCACTAATAGTTAGATGATAAATGAATACAAATATATTCTCAAACATTGTACATATTACtaacataaattataaacattattaGTTTCACCTGATAATTGACATCCTATTTTTTACTTCATTGTCtatgtcatatatatatatgaagtaGCAATGTTGATCACAAGGAATGGAGGTTTGAAGTGTGACCCTTTTAAAATTTCGATTCAtgtgcttaatttaaattaactcatgATCAATTTTGGTTGCAATAGAATATTATGGGTATGTTAGAATTAATAAAACAACATAGTTTATAGTGAAGTGTGATTTTTGTGTGCAAATAGTTAAAGATAAGGCATATAAagatcacacacaaaaaatatattgattcaCCCAACTCGGACTAGTACAGTCtttcacaactgtgagattttcactatgtgtttcataaccaaaatgttctccttcacacattttctcttgatcacactttgatcaattacaatcttcacaTTTTGACCTAGAAAATATTTGTATGGTCACCTTTCatccttgaaaggatttttacacacactcaatctaacataaaagatagacttgagttacaaatgatgtgtatgataaaagtgtttgagatcttgaaacttcttaaaacttgtttgagataaataaaggcAAATTTAGTAAATAATGATCCAcaaatatagtgaagagagctgaagtttgcttgaagagttttttacttgttattacttgaacaaatattggtagatttgtaaattgaacttttGCGTTCATCTTTCAATTGTTCTTTCATTTATAGATGATACAAGAAATACCAT
It contains:
- the LOC113784132 gene encoding uncharacterized protein, coding for MQPPQQFTFTSLLNEASDAAEEQKFLDLESTFPKTEQEVGEQVGLTDANKVAAEYDSTLFLQISSSSEQPSDAISNMMSHNVTDPQKNLGKQPAEDRRPLKRTIEVGESSSAKQQKKDSPVPAANEVIEEKNNNSSNQSSEHISMQILNSLYDPAFEAVGLPIDPNIRLMKALHDPTNADPANDSFYSFI